From Neomonachus schauinslandi chromosome 4, ASM220157v2, whole genome shotgun sequence:
CCCTTGACTCATCATCTAATCATCATCTGCTATACTAGTTACTCAAAAGTTCTTAGATGTTCCATTGTCCGATTTTAACATCAAAATCCTACTGGACGACTTTCAATGTTGTGCTTGTCAGATTCTGTTAAGAATCAAAACACACAAAAGGCAAGAATGTTTAAAAGTCCAtcgtctgaaaaaaaaaagtccatcgtCTGAGCCTGTCGGCGTTCAAGCTCCCCGGTCAACCCCGGCAGGCGATAGCCCTGCGTTTCCATCGGGACGGGgcgctccctctccctgccctagGACTGCCGAGCGCCGAACGCCCCCGGTCCCCGAGGTGAGCGGCGGGGACATGGCCCGCCGGGCTCCGCCACAGCCGCCGCGGCCCACGAGCGGGGCTCCCAAGGCCCGTCGTCGCGGGGCGCGGAGTGCGACACTCGCGCGTCCCTCAGGGCCGGGGCCGACACCTCCGCCGGCCCGCTCTCGCACTGCCAGTCCGGCTCCCGACGCCCAGCGTCTGACATCCACCGCCGCGAGCGACCGAGGCCACCGCCTCAGAGCCCGCCCCAGATCGCCCCGCGCCTACCTGCCCTCGATCTCCACGCCGCCCCCGCGGCCAGGCTGCGAAGCTCTCCTCCTCTCCGCGGAGGCGCCAGGACTCCGCGCTCCCGCTCGGGGTTGGCTCCGTCCGGTCCCCGCAGGCCCAGCgaaggccccgccccgcccggccgcGGCCCCACCCCGCCCGGGAATGCCCGGTTATTATTGGCTCCTCTACCCACTCCTCACGCTATggcccgcccccggccccgcccgaAAACCGTCGAAAGGAGAACCGCCCCCGTTCGAGTCCGCCTCTGGGCCAGAACCTTGTCCCGGACCCTGATCCCCCGGACGCCGGCCAAGGCCTCTAGCCAAAGCTCCATTGCAGTCGCCGTGCCTGCGGTCCTACTGGCCCTACGGCGATGGACCTGAACTTTACATGAAGGTTGACTCTTCACAGCCACCTAGTTTAGTCGAGGAATCCAAATGGCACCTCACTCaaggaaaccataaaattctCTCTTGCCACTGCAATTGCAGTCCAGTGCCAACTTGAAACGTAGACAGATGCAAATAACGCTCCGAACACCTGAGGTTTGAAGTCCCGGAGCAGGGTGCCTTTGATACTCCCAGTGCCTGAGGTCGGCCCCCACGCCCTGTTGTGACACACATGCCTGAGCACTACGCCTGCAACACGCTCGTACTCGGGTATGGGCATGGCGCTGTGCCTACTGCGAGCGGCAGCCCAGTTTCACTAAGGCTGCCAGTCGGGATGAGTTGAGCCTGTTTCCCAGGCACTGGCtaaccaccccaccccacctcgtCCCGCCCcattccaccccaccccacccaaccccaccccaccccaccagagCCTCTTGGGTCTGATGACCAAAATCCTCCCACATCTGTTCACAGAGAGGTACCAAAATAGAAGACTGCCAGAGAGAGAGGTGTTTGGTTACACATCACAGATGACTGTCACAAGCCAATTTAGCCAAAGCAGTAAAAGCTGCATATCCCACACCGTTGTGAAACCATGAGCTGTGGACAATCAAACAGGAATTACCTTctatggtggaaaaaaaaaaaaaaagtaatgacaagacattttaaaaatcgtGTCTTGATGAGGAAATAAATGTCAATATTGTTTGCCTAAATTTTGAACAGTGATCTTCATGGACTACCCCCTTCACCCTCCCCAAATCTTTCTGTATTTAGAAAATTTCCCAAATAGTTGTCTAAGATGAAATTTTAAGCTAGAATagtatgattttaaaacttatttcaaaatgcaaattgaTGTCAAAGTCCAAACTTTGCATTCAGGAAGATTATTTGGCAAAATGAGGCCAATTGAATTCCAAGTACCAAATATGAAATCAAATCTGGCATGGGTTCTATGGCTGTAATAAAGGAATTAACATGTATGTATTCTACTGCCCTCTCATGGGTAAGATGGAGATATAACTAATGGTAGTTAATGCCTTTTAAGTCTGAGAATAGAAAGTTTAATTTAGCAATCTGTATTATTTTGATGACATGGAGGacaaggtaaaataaaatcaggtTCTCCAAGGGACTTACAAATAGTCAGCAAACAGAAGTTCAACTTCAGAAACCAGGGAGAGGGTTCTTACATGAGGGCTAGTATAAACATGCTGTCAGGATCACACCCATGCTTACAGCTACCTGTATAGAATGTGGAAACATGCAGGaatttgcctttaattttttttttccatttgaaaagtCATTACTTTCTGAGATGTTtcacaaaatgttctttttcacATTTGTATGCATCCATCTTATCATTTCACACTGTGAACAACTTGAGAGTAGGAATGAAATCTTATTCTTTATACCTTTGCTGTCTAAATAGCACCCTATACTTGAGCTGTTTGATCAATAattgtttaataaattaaataactaTCAGCCCAGCCACTAGATGGCAACACAGTTGTATGTGTAGAAGTATGGTCTAGCTAATTGGAATTCTACCTGGCAGGCCTTGAGTAACAGGCAGGTTTCTAAAAAGGTACATGTGTATCTTATTTTGGTAAGtgaagttatttaaaatgtacaaggACAGCTGACTATAACTTTATTGCCAAGTATGTCCTTACAACTAAGAATCCTTTTGCAAGATAAATTCTCCCTAAGTGTAATAGCTCATAAGTATGGATTTTCTATATTGGGCAGCACCTGTTTTTGTCTAAGAACGCCAGTCTTCTGTTGTATCCTGTCAAAAGGATGTTTCAATGGTCCAAGTGCCTCAAGCAAATTTCATTCTATAAACCCAAAGCCTACAGTCTCCCAATCGCAAGTCATTTGCTCAAATTTTTGCCCCGCCTCAagttattattagttattaatagTTTTTAAGGTGGGGCAAAAATATGAGCAAATGTGAGCAAATGTTTTGCCTGAAAGTCAGGGagactctggaatcagacaaGCCTTTATCCCGATTGCTACCACTCAACAGATGTGTCCTTGTGCAGGTTATTAACTTCACTAACTTCAGTTTACTCATCTTCCCCCAAATGAAGGTAATATTATCTACTTCATAAAGTGAAaatgattaagtgaaataatgtcaGTGGAATAATATCTAGTATAATCATTGGCTTATAGTAGAGATTCAATAACTGGTaactattattattcatattctCCAATGAAAATCTCACCCAattattatttggtttatttaattTAGTCTCCTGATTTAAGGCCTTCAGCAATTAAATTAAGTTCATAACACCAGGTTTCATAGCGATAGGCCATGCGGATTTGGGCAACATTTGTCTTCCTGATATCATTTCCAAGAGGGCCATCTTCAAGGTAATTGTTGCCCAGGAACCTTGCTTTCTCCTgtaagagaaaaggaagcagaatgaTTGTTGTCTTTTTATCCTGATATAAACTATAATTACATCTTCCACAAAGATTCCTTCCTTATCTtactgacaaaaggaaaaaataaaccattaaaaGCACTCATCCAGTGCCTCAATGTCCATGGTCTGCTGAGAAGTCAAGTGTCTATTATTTGCCTTGCCAAAGGCATAGCCAGAGAGATAGAAGACTTCTTTCTAGTCCCTGTCCATAGTAACGGCATATGATTTGTGGGATAATTTTTCTACACGTGTTTCCCCAACTATCTTTTCAGTACTCAGTTACCAGGTCCTATATGCAGAGGGGCAAGCAGTCAAGGACAGGTCTACCTCATGAGAAATTCCACATTGCAGAACACTGTTTCTTGCCACTTCACACATATCACAGGTACTCAGCTTGAACACTTGTGCAGCAATGGCATATTCTTCCATTAGGGGCTCcttggattatttatttaaatgaggcaaaaaagaaagaagaaaaaaaaagagtatattaaaaaaaataataacatgcaCCCAGCAGAAAAAGTACAGTGAAATCCCTTGATTTGacttttaaattctagttgggcaacagggtcacctgggtggctcagtcggttaagtgtctgcctttggctcagctcaggatcccagagtcccaggatggagccccatggggggctccctgctcagcgggaagtctgcttctccctcttcctcagctactccctctcactctgctcttctccctgctcatgttctctctctctctctcactggctcagtctctctcaaataaataaataaataaataaaattctggatGGGCAACAACAGTCCCGCCAAATATGCTTGTATCACTCAAGATTCCATATACGTACCTTGGTGAAGTGGAATTGCATTGGGTCATCTGTCGACAGTGAGATCATCAGTCCCTTTTGGAGGAAATCTAAAAAAGGATTTTTGGCATATTCTAGAAATAAGCTGTTGTTACTTAATGGCGACATAGCGATGGGAATCTGGGCTAAGAAAAACAAGTACTGTAACACAggactctgaaaagaaaaagtgaaaaacagtatTTAAGGGTGTTGAAAAAGGGCTACAAACTAGAAGTGTTAAAACTCTATGATCTACCTCAAGTTTTAGCTTTCAACAAGATGATCATGTGTTCTTTAAATCCCTTAGTAAAGAAGAATAATAGTGTTTAAATGTAAATActatttagaataaatttatttgGGATCATCAATTTTCAGAAGCATTGAGTCAAACCAAATGTTTGAGTTTTAATTGCCTAAGTTAGATGGTCTGTCTCAGAGAAGAGACTTCACCTTGAAatagttgggtttttgtttttttttctatgagaaaGTTCTGACTCTCACAAGAGGCGTTTGAAAACATGCTATAACAAGATATCTGGTGAAAACCAGTTTAAGGTAAGCCAAGCGCCTCTGAATTATCCCTTGTCAGAATTCTAAAATGGAAGCCCGAAGACCTGCATTCATTCATCCCTGCCACTAACTGGCTAGGTAATCTTGAGCAGCTCCTTTGACTTCTCTGGCCTCTGTAAAATGAACTGCACTTCATAACCTCAAAAATCTTTTTTGCTCTGCTTTCATTTGATGCCAGTGTTGATAATGACTTGTGACAAAATGATacggaaaaaaaaattactcctctAGCTCCAATATAAAAAATACTCGAAAGAGAACCTCCAACTTACCTTTTTTAAATTCAGGCCATGAGAGATATTATCTGCAGTCATGAATGCGGTCATGAGGTGGGTGAGAGCCCCAGCTTCCCCACAGTGAGGTCGGAACAGGAACGTATTCATGCCTCGTTCCCTAGGGAAAGGGAATTGCCATATAATCACAGGTGGCTGACTAGGACCTAGCAGCAATTCTGGGCATGGagtgatttacaagaaaatcaggtagaaaaaaaaattaacgcTCTGTAAGGGAGTGGAGGCATCTAAAGGATTCAGTAAGACTGGCAATTCCAAATCATAATCTTAATTCTTCCTGAACCCAGACTTCTGATAAAAGAGGCAGCAAAGGATAAGAGGGTATGGAGGAAAAGTCAAGATCTGATTACCTTCAGTTTCAACAGGAAATTTACCAATATCACCATGTTCTCATTTCTCCTGCTCACGCTTTTGAGGGGGAAATGTTTCCAGAAAACGCTGTCATAATATTCCTCTGTTCCTTACCCAAGTATATCAAGAAGGGTAACATGTGGAGTTTTATAATACATTGCACAGTGATTAGTATCAATTCCTAAACTGTGGAATTTCAGGAACTGTGAAAGTTACTGAAGGCTCCAAAATGTCCATTCCTGCTACTaagtaaagaaagaaaccaaacaaaaagacaagggaAAGAAGGGTCTGATTGAAGCCAGTCAGAAGCACCCCAGCAGTGCAGTGGGATGCCACCCAGGGCGCCAATGTCTGAGCAGAGGTGTGTCAAATAgaatcttctccttctcctgtggcacctgggtggttcagttaagcatctgccttcggctcaggtcatgatcccagggtcctgggatggagccccacaatcgggctccctgctcatcggggagttttcttctccctctgcccctcactctgctctcgtactctctctctcagataaataagtaaaatcttaaaaaaaaaaaaaaaggaatcctctcCTTCTAGCTCCAGTACTCGTCTACTTACTTTCTCAGGCTGTTGAGCACCGCAATGTTTGCATACATGTAGTAGGCATAGTAGGTGTAAGATGGATTCTTTTCCATTGTCCACTCCTCGGGCTTGGGGCTCTTGGACGAGAACATGTGTCCACTGTGTTTGGACTCATCATCCACACTGTCAAAGCCAGTAATCTGTCCGGAACAGGGAGCCATGCAATGGGGTCAGTCCAACTGCAAGATCCCGGTCCTCAGACAAACTTTCAGCTCCCAAAGGCAAGGACCAAATGTCAGAGATAAGCAGCAAAAATGAATCACAGCTATGTGGGAGTCCTGGTTCATGCATAGCGACAGGAAGGCCTAACGGGTCATGCTTACATGCTTGAGGAAGACACTGAGGTCTGGGTGAGCCTGCGGGTTGATGGTGGCCTCAAACACTGGCATGAAAACATTCTCCAGCATCTTTCCAAAGTGTGGAAGGAAATTCTTAGATCGAAACACATCACTAGAGGCAAGAATGAAGAGAATTCAGGAGGAAAGTATTTTTAGGATTGATAGCCCCTGTATGAGGGAACCAGAGGGCCAAATGCCTTGTTCAGGAAAAGACTGTGTCCATTCTAGGTACATTCTTTTCGGTTACCATAAAGAGGGATTCAGTTTAGAATGGGCCTAGAATACAAATTTCTTGCTAAACCAGTTGTCCTCATCTCTTCTACAAACCTGCTGTGGCAAAAATATTAACCTTCACAGCTAAGTGCAAATAGAAGATGAAGAGTATAGGGACTGTGTCACAAAAGATTCAGTGATTTATTTGTGGTGTATAAGATGGTGAGCATGAAATAGTTATTAAGAACACTTctggggatgcctaggtggctcagtcggttggttaagcgtctgtcttcagcttaggtcatgatcccagggtcctgggatcgagccctgcatcgggctccctgctcatcagggaacctgcttctccctctgcctgccactctttctctctccctctgacaaataaataaataaaatcttaaaaaaaaaaagaacatttctgatATGGTGTAGCCAGAGACAATCTAACAAACTCTAATATAGCACTCGGTATATGCCATTCACTCTTTTAAGCGGCCAGAAATATTAGtgaatttaatcctcataacaactcaATATATTAGGTACCTTTAtgaccctatttaaaaaaaaatctttttaagcaagctctatgcccaaagtgggacttgaactcaccatCCAGAGATCAAGAGGCGCATGCTTTACTgattgagccagtcaggtgctcccattttaaagatgaggaaacaaaagatCAGAAAGCTCATAaaacttgcccgaggtcacacagctagtaagtaataGAACCGGGATTCAAGTATTGCCGGTCTAGGTCCAGAGTCCATGCTCCTAACTACCACAGCTACTGCCTCTCTGTATAAGGATATAATACAGGAAGTTCTACCCCAGTCAAAAAAGCTACTTTTTTTGGCtaaagagacaggaagaaaactCCTGCATTGCCAGAGCACACAGAACACGGGGCAGGTGGccagaaaatatataaacacttaAGTTCGATAAAAGATCAATGATACTGAGCATCCCTGAGGGCAATGAGTAATTAGCAGGTAGTAATACCTTTGATAAATACTCATTGATTATGGAGAACTTGAGCACCTGTGGATGAGACAATTGGCAGATGGTGTTAGAGGTTCTGATACAAGAAAGCTACATCCCAGTACAGATaagaatgggaaagaatgaactggacacagagaggaagaccaagagaaagaaaaaaatagaataaagtgtACATAGTTCTTATCCTAGCtaagttttaaatattctcaGTGAGTTATTTTGTGATCTGCATAAAgtcctgtgttttaaaaaaacaaaaccaaaaaacctggtTAGAGAACTGAACTGAAATGATCTTCTTAACTCCTGTCTCTGGTCAAGAGTGCTGAACCTGGAGTGGACAAAACCAGGCCCCCAGGACCCAGTTCTGAGTGCCGCTATAACAAAGCTTATTGTGACTGCATATTCCTCGTTCGTGTGGAGGAGGTCTGACAGGTGGGATGAAGCCAGGCTTTAGGGTCTCCGATGGGGAGGTACGTACTAGATCCTGGGGACCTGGATCATCCAGGTCATGTTGGGGCAGTAGATGCGGTTACGGACAAACCAGCTGGACAGTTTGCTCCACTCATCAGGACTGCGGCCGTAGATTGACAGGCGGGGCTCGGCGTGCTGGTACTTGGCCTCCACCAGGTCTGCGCCTACCTCCTGCAAAGCCAAGAGAGGAATCCAAAGCCAGGAATTCCCACAAGTCCCTCAGGGGTCTAAACCTGTGGGGTCTAGGGAGTGGAGGTAGGTACGAAGAACAGAGCATGTGTGAAAGGAAGCCAGAGGGAAACTCTTCCAGGTTAAgatctgaggaaactgaggggcacctgggtggctcagtctgttaagcgtctgccttcggctcaggtcatgagttcagggtcctgggatcgagtcctgcccgcattgggctccctgctcagtggggagcctgcttctccctctccctctgcccctgttcctgctctctttctctctccctctctctctctcatgtgggtgctctctctctctctaatagataaataaaatcttaaaaaaagatcgAAGGAAATTGAGAGATGAGGGGAATCTAATCAGTAAGAGATGGATAAGACATAAAGGAGTCTAGAGAGTGAAAAAGTCAGACAAGGGATGATGAGTTATCCTATCCAAGTACCTGAAAAAGACATTCAGTTTTTCTTACACCTCCTACTTGCGAAAACACACATCTCCCAAGTCCACCACGTCATTCCTGTGTCCTAGTGCTCAGGCCATGAAGATGAGAGTGGATTCCGATCCCACCTCTTTCCAGGCTTACAACCCCCAGAGCCCAAAAAGAGTCCTTAGTCAGTCCCAAATCCACACCCTCAGCTTCTAGGAATAGAAGTGTTTTAAAACCATTTGAGTGGACATTTCCAAAGAAATTCTTATATTCATTTCTGTGGTGCTTGGCCCCAGGGATAGCACAgttcctgcttccttcttctccctcctttccctccctccctcttgcttcctcctctcttctctgcttcctacccttcctccctctcagtctctccctcctcAAGAACCAGCCCAGGTACCATAGATCTGGTTGGTTCCTCCTCACCTTGATAATAGTGGCAAAATATTCTCCATCAATACAATTGTCTGTCTTTAGGTAGAGGTCTCGTAGTTCACTTGCTCCGACAGGATTGTATTTGTCATTGAACTTATCAAAACGCTGGAAGGTCTGGCGTCCCTGAATCAGGAAACAGGAGCTCAAGTGTATCATTATACATAGGACATATGTATAATGGGACATATGGGACATAGAGAGCTAGGGAATGGCCACCAGGAACAGGAGCCTGGGAACAGGGGGACGGGTTGGTCTCCAAGAATGGAATCTGGGACAGTTGACAACGAGTGAACCTCAAAATTATCTGTGGGTGCTTTCAGCCAGCATGGTCAGCCGACATGGTTAAGAGGGCTCTGAGAAGGGGGGAGTTTGTAGGAGAAAGGCCTGTGAGGTTCTCAGTATGAGCATGAAACTGACATAATCTTTTTCAACCTACAGCATGAACATCCAGAGAATCAACAGTCAGGTCGTAGGGATGCATTTTTAATTTGGCAAAAAGTTCCTTTAGGGTCAGATTTTTCTCCTTAGTGCTATGGACCACTCTGTTAGCATCAATCTGGTAAGATTTCTTAATAAAGCGCAGCAGATGTTTCTGGTTCATGCAAGCAGCTGCATGGATGTGGGTGTCCACCTGTGTGtacattcagagaaagaaaaccaacaatCAGCCTTAGTCATGCTGCTCTGTTAGAGAGTGCCTGCACACCCCActgaggcaggagaaaggaataaATAGAGGGGTATGACTTGACAGCTGGTAAACGTGGCCCAGCCGAAAAGAACCCATAGCACCTCTTTGTACCCTTGCAAGACTGTGACAGGTTAGGTGGATGTGATAATAAAGCCCATTTCTCTTGGCTATCTGTACATCCAATTTACTCCCTACATTTGATCAACACAAAATTCTTGCGGACCATTCTCCACCCCCGAAATGAAGTAGCTACCACAGCTTTCACCCCGAAGGGAGAAAGGATGGAAATCATGAAGCCATGGCCCAGTGATGGCATTTATGAGTTGGGTATTTTTATGATTACTATTTTATAAGCTAGAAATTTGATAGAGTAATTTAGCCATGGTTATACAGGTGGCTGAGCCAGGATTTGGTCCCAAATATCTGCTCGTATATTATCTATCCCCACTTCTTGCCATCACTTAAATGGTCAGAACACATCTTGGAAGTGTTTCTAAGTTGATTAGTTTTCCATAGTCCTTAGTGCATTTGATACTCATAGTCCTCTTGTGAGCTAGACTGAGCAGACGTATTtcccaattttacaaatgaggaaactgaaactcagaaatatttaatCACTTCCCCCAATATCTTAAGAGtcaggaagtagaagaaaaaggaCTAGAATAAAGATCTTCCAAATCCTCGAATAGCAGTTTTtgagatttcatttgtttttgttgttttttttgctCACGATCATCATAACTTTTTGTGGCAAGAATGTGGTAAACCTTTCTGTgtggaaaacaatagaaatggcATTTTAACCTTTTAGAATAATTCATCTATGTTCACTAAATCCACTGAACCTGCAGGAATCTTACGGTAATCAGAGAAACAGTATCTTTCTTGTACCACTCAAGAACTAATTGGGTTGATGTTTTTGCCCAGCAGTGACCTCTGAGCAGTGACAATGTTTACCTTCCTGCAGTTATAAAAATCTCGGTGGGGGTTGTTCTTCAGCTCCTTTAACTCATCCATCTCGTTGAGCATCTCATGCACCTGGAACTTGGAGGAGAGGAACTTCAGGCGCCGGTGGGTATAGGTCTTACTGTGAAAAATTAAATCACATAATTCTGAAACATTCAGACAATTAAGGAAAATAGACATGATTTCAAAACCATCAGAACCCTTATTACCTATAGGAAGCAATTACTGGAAAAAACATTTCAGTTTGCAGTTAATCTCACTTGAAAAGTATTGGGCTCCTGGAGCTCAATCTTTTCATCAAAGTTGGACAGAATAATGAAGGAGGATTTGGGAAGGCATTTCaaagccaggggagaggggcgcctggctggctcagttggaagagcatgtgactcttaatctcagggctgtgagttcaagccccacattgggtgtagggattacttaaataataataataataataataataataataataataataataataataaaaagccagGTAAGACAATGTTGCTCAAGGCTAAGGGCCCTGGCTTTGGAGATGGCAGATTCGGGCTTGAATCCTGGCTCAGCcagctgtgtaactttgggcaCATTACTTAACTCATCAAAGTCTAAGCTTATAAAACTGCAATTATAAAAATACCCACCTCAGAGAATGATGATGAGGAGGGAGGAAATAGTGTACATGAAGGGTTTCACATAGTATTTGAACATAGTAAGTACTTAGTAAATACTCATTCTTACTCTGAGTAGTAATAGTCCtagtagtggtggtggtagtagtgGTGGTGATGGCGGTagtagtgggggtgggggtagtaGTGGGGGTGGCGGTAGTAGTGGNNNNNNNNNNNNNNNNNNNNNNNNNNNNNNNNNNNNNNNNNNNNNNNNNNN
This genomic window contains:
- the AMPD1 gene encoding AMP deaminase 1 isoform X1, whose protein sequence is MPLLKLAAKEKQIDDALRSFAEKVFASEVKDEGGRHEISPFDVDEICPISHHEMQAHIFRLEATSTSIKDRRKKRSHGQKTINLSIPQSETSSIKLSHINEYISSPTYQTVPDFQRVQITGDYASGVTVEDFEMVCKGLYRALCIRERYMQKSFQRFPKTPSKYLRHMEGEAWVANESFYPVFTPPMKKEDPFRTDDLPENLGYHLKMKDGIVYVYPNEAAAGKDEPKPLPYLNMDTFLDDMNFLLALIAQGPVKTYTHRRLKFLSSKFQVHEMLNEMDELKELKNNPHRDFYNCRKVDTHIHAAACMNQKHLLRFIKKSYQIDANRVVHSTKEKNLTLKELFAKLKMHPYDLTVDSLDVHAGRQTFQRFDKFNDKYNPVGASELRDLYLKTDNCIDGEYFATIIKEVGADLVEAKYQHAEPRLSIYGRSPDEWSKLSSWFVRNRIYCPNMTWMIQVPRIYDVFRSKNFLPHFGKMLENVFMPVFEATINPQAHPDLSVFLKHITGFDSVDDESKHSGHMFSSKSPKPEEWTMEKNPSYTYYAYYMYANIAVLNSLRKERGMNTFLFRPHCGEAGALTHLMTAFMTADNISHGLNLKKSPVLQYLFFLAQIPIAMSPLSNNSLFLEYAKNPFLDFLQKGLMISLSTDDPMQFHFTKEPLMEEYAIAAQVFKLSTCDMCEVARNSVLQCGISHEEKARFLGNNYLEDGPLGNDIRKTNVAQIRMAYRYETWCYELNLIAEGLKSGD
- the AMPD1 gene encoding AMP deaminase 1 isoform X2 — translated: MPLLKLAEIDDALRSFAEKVFASEVKDEGGRHEISPFDVDEICPISHHEMQAHIFRLEATSTSIKDRRKKRSHGQKTINLSIPQSETSSIKLSHINEYISSPTYQTVPDFQRVQITGDYASGVTVEDFEMVCKGLYRALCIRERYMQKSFQRFPKTPSKYLRHMEGEAWVANESFYPVFTPPMKKEDPFRTDDLPENLGYHLKMKDGIVYVYPNEAAAGKDEPKPLPYLNMDTFLDDMNFLLALIAQGPVKTYTHRRLKFLSSKFQVHEMLNEMDELKELKNNPHRDFYNCRKVDTHIHAAACMNQKHLLRFIKKSYQIDANRVVHSTKEKNLTLKELFAKLKMHPYDLTVDSLDVHAGRQTFQRFDKFNDKYNPVGASELRDLYLKTDNCIDGEYFATIIKEVGADLVEAKYQHAEPRLSIYGRSPDEWSKLSSWFVRNRIYCPNMTWMIQVPRIYDVFRSKNFLPHFGKMLENVFMPVFEATINPQAHPDLSVFLKHITGFDSVDDESKHSGHMFSSKSPKPEEWTMEKNPSYTYYAYYMYANIAVLNSLRKERGMNTFLFRPHCGEAGALTHLMTAFMTADNISHGLNLKKSPVLQYLFFLAQIPIAMSPLSNNSLFLEYAKNPFLDFLQKGLMISLSTDDPMQFHFTKEPLMEEYAIAAQVFKLSTCDMCEVARNSVLQCGISHEEKARFLGNNYLEDGPLGNDIRKTNVAQIRMAYRYETWCYELNLIAEGLKSGD